From the Leptospira sp. WS60.C2 genome, one window contains:
- the lptC gene encoding LPS export ABC transporter periplasmic protein LptC has product MRSKVWTLCFLLALSFCKDKEYLRIEVEKESGSMVSMRNFSRSSYKETGELEWRLKGDESYIFPKENKTIVYGFAFSQFEKGKSTSMMTGDRGEINHKTKTVILEGKVRLKTNDGKFIETESLTYNLDEKTLSSEVDVLVYSDGTTIRGKGLRADKSINKFTILQPKAVTTGGSNPLKEKP; this is encoded by the coding sequence ATGAGATCGAAGGTATGGACATTGTGTTTCCTTTTGGCTCTTTCTTTTTGCAAGGACAAGGAATACCTTCGAATCGAAGTGGAAAAAGAATCGGGTTCCATGGTTTCTATGCGAAATTTCAGCCGTTCTTCCTATAAGGAAACGGGGGAATTAGAATGGAGATTAAAAGGTGATGAGTCCTATATTTTTCCGAAAGAAAACAAAACGATTGTGTATGGATTTGCATTCAGTCAATTTGAAAAGGGAAAATCCACTTCCATGATGACTGGGGATCGTGGGGAAATTAATCACAAAACAAAAACAGTAATTTTAGAGGGAAAAGTTCGATTGAAAACGAACGATGGTAAGTTCATCGAAACAGAATCCCTCACCTATAATTTGGATGAAAAAACTCTATCTTCCGAAGTGGATGTATTGGTTTATTCTGATGGCACAACCATTCGAGGAAAAGGCCTTCGAGCCGATAAGAGCATCAATAAATTTACAATCCTTCAACCCAAAGCAGTGACAACGGGTGGTTCTAACCCTCTCAAGGAAAAACCATGA
- a CDS encoding LptA/OstA family protein yields MKQTVVHFVSFVTVVSMNASPIPILYGNEDFYKKEEIYKVPEEKKNKKDKIPIIWGGSSLTQEERIVNGFPVKVFVLGGGAYIMHKSIKLSAREIEIIGEEALLGNLKGQVVVEDIQNGVTLTATKGVYDKLAGTVSLENQPILTQKKDGKLVRIKCQSIVRNLEEAKTTLAGKVVVTSEEFQVFGEDAVFTEKEDRIDLKGEPFLFSENRFLIGQTLSYFVKEGSIQLDGNATIYQVSYEKKKDKEKDTETKERMLTIFSGKTLTHLNKGKETVTSMNGDANMVRKNSEFKANLLESRRNNKEIKATGNVSYLDKENGYRMEGGLLFYDKEKGYSYLTESPRIVFLNKKDLVERGQLTAVFLERFDERSETVARGDVQVETQSAKATGEFATYYEKKDELVLEGNPTLVRDATKVSAGKIILFPKSDKALLTDGLKVIPNGEKK; encoded by the coding sequence ATGAAACAAACGGTTGTGCATTTTGTTTCTTTTGTTACGGTTGTTTCGATGAACGCATCCCCCATTCCGATTCTATATGGGAATGAAGATTTTTATAAGAAAGAAGAAATTTATAAAGTTCCCGAAGAGAAAAAAAATAAGAAAGATAAAATTCCAATCATTTGGGGAGGAAGTAGTCTCACCCAAGAAGAGCGAATTGTCAATGGTTTTCCTGTAAAAGTATTTGTTCTTGGTGGTGGTGCTTATATCATGCATAAGTCCATCAAACTCAGCGCACGCGAAATTGAAATCATCGGAGAAGAGGCTCTTCTTGGAAATTTGAAAGGGCAAGTAGTTGTAGAAGACATCCAAAATGGAGTCACTTTAACAGCCACAAAGGGAGTGTATGATAAACTAGCGGGTACTGTGAGTTTAGAAAACCAACCCATCTTAACTCAAAAGAAAGATGGCAAACTTGTAAGGATCAAATGCCAATCCATCGTTCGGAATTTGGAGGAAGCAAAAACGACGTTAGCTGGGAAAGTCGTAGTAACTTCGGAAGAATTCCAAGTGTTCGGAGAGGATGCAGTTTTTACTGAAAAAGAAGATCGAATTGATTTGAAAGGTGAACCATTTTTGTTTTCGGAAAATCGATTTCTAATTGGTCAAACATTGTCTTATTTTGTTAAAGAAGGTAGTATCCAGTTGGATGGAAATGCGACCATCTACCAAGTAAGTTACGAAAAGAAAAAAGATAAAGAAAAAGATACGGAAACAAAAGAAAGGATGTTAACTATTTTTTCTGGAAAAACGTTAACCCACTTAAACAAAGGAAAAGAAACTGTAACTTCCATGAATGGTGATGCCAATATGGTGCGAAAAAATTCAGAATTTAAAGCTAATCTTTTGGAAAGTCGCAGAAACAATAAAGAAATCAAAGCAACAGGTAATGTCAGTTACCTCGATAAAGAAAATGGATATAGAATGGAAGGTGGCCTACTTTTTTATGATAAGGAAAAAGGTTACTCTTATCTAACAGAAAGCCCACGCATTGTTTTTTTAAATAAAAAAGATTTAGTCGAACGTGGTCAGCTCACTGCAGTATTTTTGGAACGTTTTGATGAACGAAGTGAAACTGTTGCTCGTGGTGATGTGCAAGTTGAAACACAATCGGCAAAAGCAACTGGTGAGTTTGCCACTTATTATGAAAAAAAAGATGAACTTGTTTTGGAAGGAAATCCGACTCTAGTGCGAGATGCTACAAAGGTATCTGCAGGTAAGATCATATTATTTCCAAAATCGGACAAAGCCTTGTTAACAGATGGACTAAAGGTAATCCCGAATGGTGAAAAAAAGTAA
- the rpoN gene encoding RNA polymerase factor sigma-54 yields MKLGASLSQRQTQKLVMTQDLRQSIELLSLSTLELSDKIQNELLENPLLDEVGVDEKSKMPELFSFDEVKRLEKLNHEKSTDVNWQDSYSIEGPRTYDSEASDRNQKYIESSTRGETLEEHLLNQLRLIKLTKLEFEIGEVLISMIDEKGFITDDLSLVAKEMGYSEAKLRRVLQVINELDPIGIGAKDMQETLLIQARILYPDNFLLHQLVGEFLSDLEKVDYKKIAKNLKITEEEILSLARLIKKLEPYPATTYQGRKIDYVVADVVVKEVGNEFNIFINDEWLPKLTIQEEYKELLSQKLPPKEKEYFQTKYSSAQWLIRSIQQRRQTLQRVVSCIIDFQVDFFRGGIGFIKPLTLKEVAEKLNLHESTISRITTNKYIQTTWGIFELKWFFSSGVKSAEGGKESSKKIHELIRNLVKEEDENNPLSDQDIVELMEKKGIEIARRTVAKYRKVLRILPSNERKRMSSLKG; encoded by the coding sequence ATGAAACTCGGGGCTTCACTTTCACAACGCCAAACGCAGAAACTCGTGATGACCCAGGACTTACGTCAGTCCATAGAACTTTTATCTTTATCCACATTAGAACTTTCTGACAAAATTCAAAACGAATTACTAGAAAATCCACTTTTAGATGAAGTAGGAGTGGATGAAAAATCGAAAATGCCAGAGTTGTTTTCTTTTGATGAAGTGAAACGACTGGAAAAATTAAATCATGAAAAAAGTACCGACGTCAATTGGCAAGATAGTTATTCAATCGAAGGGCCACGCACCTATGATTCAGAAGCCAGTGATCGTAATCAAAAATACATAGAATCCTCCACGCGAGGTGAAACGTTAGAAGAACATCTGTTAAATCAACTTCGTCTCATCAAATTAACGAAGTTAGAATTTGAGATTGGGGAAGTTCTCATCAGTATGATAGATGAGAAAGGTTTTATCACCGATGATCTAAGTTTGGTTGCCAAAGAAATGGGGTATTCTGAAGCAAAACTTCGTCGTGTATTGCAAGTGATCAATGAATTGGATCCCATTGGGATTGGTGCCAAGGATATGCAAGAGACTCTGCTGATCCAAGCAAGGATATTGTATCCAGACAATTTTTTATTACACCAATTGGTTGGTGAGTTTCTCTCTGATTTAGAAAAAGTTGATTATAAGAAAATTGCAAAAAACTTAAAAATTACAGAAGAAGAAATTTTAAGTTTAGCTCGTTTGATCAAAAAGCTAGAACCATACCCAGCGACCACTTACCAAGGCCGGAAGATTGATTATGTAGTAGCTGATGTGGTTGTAAAAGAAGTGGGAAATGAATTCAATATTTTTATCAATGATGAATGGTTACCAAAACTAACCATCCAAGAGGAATACAAAGAACTTCTAAGTCAAAAACTCCCACCTAAAGAAAAGGAATATTTCCAGACCAAATACAGTTCTGCACAGTGGCTCATCAGGTCCATCCAACAAAGGAGGCAAACCTTACAGAGAGTTGTGAGTTGTATCATTGATTTTCAAGTGGATTTTTTCCGAGGTGGCATTGGTTTTATCAAACCCCTCACATTAAAAGAAGTGGCAGAAAAATTAAACTTACATGAATCAACAATTTCAAGAATCACTACCAATAAATACATTCAAACCACTTGGGGTATCTTTGAATTAAAATGGTTTTTTTCTTCTGGTGTGAAGTCTGCTGAAGGTGGAAAAGAAAGTTCCAAAAAAATCCATGAACTCATTCGAAACTTAGTCAAAGAAGAAGATGAGAACAACCCTCTTTCAGACCAGGACATCGTGGAATTAATGGAGAAAAAAGGTATTGAAATTGCCAGAAGGACAGTGGCAAAATACCGAAAGGTTTTACGTATCCTTCCTTCCAACGAAAGAAAGAGAATGAGTTCACTCAAGGGGTAA
- a CDS encoding CTP synthase, which yields MSKTRYIFITGGVSSSLGKGVTVAALGCLLEARGYTVSLQKMDPYINIDPGTMSPYQHGEVYVTEDGAETDLDLGYYERFTKSKFSRKNSVSTGQIYHAVIERERKGDYLGRTVQVVPHITNEIRNRIYNLTRDQETDFVIVEIGGTVGDIESIPFLEAIRQMRYEHGSSQVLFLHLTLVPTITAAGEAKTKPTQHSVKELLALGIQPDVLICRINKPMSKEMKNKISLFCNVKEQNVISAVDITTSIYEIPLMYREDKLDEVVLNALGMDLRKLNFSQWENMVKKIRNTKKTVKVALIGKYISLQDAYRSVYESLAHGGIANDVEVDVVKINPEDIDSKNIKELLKGVHGVLVPGGFGERGIEGKIAAIHYARTKNIPFFGICLGMQCAVIEFARHVLGFKDANSTEFKPNVEYPVISMIEEQKEIERMGGTMRLGAYPCLVKKGSLAHAEYKSDRISERHRHRFEFTLRYKDDFEKKGMNLSGFSPDGSLAEIVEVPNHPWFIGVQFHPEFQSKPTDPHPLFAGFIKAATKLAKKTED from the coding sequence TTGTCCAAGACCAGATATATTTTCATTACCGGTGGTGTTTCTTCTTCCTTAGGAAAAGGAGTTACCGTTGCCGCTCTCGGTTGTTTGCTCGAAGCGAGAGGTTATACCGTCTCTTTACAAAAAATGGATCCTTATATCAACATAGACCCAGGTACCATGAGTCCCTACCAACACGGGGAAGTCTATGTCACTGAAGATGGTGCAGAGACGGATTTAGATTTAGGTTACTATGAACGTTTTACTAAATCTAAGTTCTCAAGAAAAAATTCTGTGTCTACAGGACAAATCTATCATGCCGTCATCGAACGAGAAAGGAAAGGGGATTATCTTGGACGGACCGTACAAGTTGTCCCGCACATTACCAATGAAATTCGCAATCGAATTTACAATCTAACTAGAGACCAAGAAACTGATTTTGTCATTGTAGAAATTGGGGGAACGGTTGGAGACATTGAGTCTATTCCATTCTTAGAAGCTATCAGACAAATGCGTTATGAACATGGGAGTAGCCAGGTTCTGTTTTTGCATTTGACACTTGTACCAACGATCACTGCCGCAGGTGAAGCAAAAACCAAGCCGACACAACACTCTGTAAAAGAGTTACTTGCACTTGGAATCCAACCTGATGTTTTGATTTGTCGAATTAACAAACCAATGTCCAAAGAGATGAAAAATAAGATTTCTCTCTTTTGTAACGTGAAGGAACAAAATGTAATTTCAGCTGTCGATATTACAACTTCCATATATGAAATTCCTCTTATGTATCGGGAAGACAAATTAGATGAAGTTGTGCTCAACGCGCTCGGTATGGACTTACGGAAACTCAATTTTTCCCAATGGGAAAATATGGTTAAAAAAATCCGTAATACTAAAAAGACCGTAAAAGTGGCGTTAATCGGAAAATACATTTCCTTACAAGATGCCTATCGTTCTGTTTATGAGTCATTAGCACATGGTGGCATTGCAAACGATGTGGAAGTGGATGTTGTCAAAATCAACCCAGAAGACATCGATTCAAAAAACATCAAAGAACTTTTGAAAGGTGTACATGGAGTTCTCGTTCCTGGTGGATTTGGAGAACGTGGGATCGAAGGAAAAATTGCTGCGATTCATTATGCAAGAACTAAAAACATTCCATTTTTTGGAATTTGTTTGGGGATGCAATGTGCTGTCATTGAATTTGCACGACATGTCTTAGGATTTAAAGATGCCAATTCAACCGAATTTAAACCTAACGTTGAATATCCTGTGATTTCTATGATTGAAGAGCAAAAGGAAATCGAACGTATGGGTGGAACGATGAGGCTTGGTGCATATCCTTGTCTTGTAAAAAAAGGAAGTTTGGCACATGCGGAATACAAATCAGATCGAATTTCGGAACGTCATAGACACCGATTTGAATTCACTTTACGTTATAAAGATGATTTTGAGAAAAAAGGGATGAATTTATCTGGATTTTCACCAGACGGAAGTTTGGCGGAAATAGTAGAAGTTCCAAATCATCCTTGGTTCATAGGGGTTCAGTTCCATCCTGAATTCCAATCCAAACCAACGGATCCACACCCACTCTTTGCTGGTTTTATCAAAGCAGCAACAAAACTAGCTAAAAAAACAGAGGATTGA
- the kdsA gene encoding 3-deoxy-8-phosphooctulonate synthase, with protein MYDLIEEREFFGKKIGGRNPFFLISGPCVMENKDLLDRVCGEMKAICDELGIVYIFKSSFDKANRSSINSYRGPGLEEGRKLLEFIKHKYNVPVLTDIHETIQVEPLKDTVDIFQIPAFLSRQTDLIAKAAETGKWVNVKKGQFMAPDDTRHIKTKIQESGSEKYMVTERGASFGYGNLVFDLRGIPMMHKHGIPIVFDGTHSAQLPGAAGNITGGLREFIPHMMRGAVSVGVEGLFMEVHPDPEKALSDATTQFPLAKAKTLLTQLLELDRLVKTKFLEA; from the coding sequence ATGTACGATTTAATTGAAGAAAGAGAGTTTTTTGGAAAAAAGATCGGAGGTCGAAATCCTTTTTTTTTGATTTCTGGACCTTGTGTGATGGAGAACAAAGATTTACTCGATCGTGTTTGTGGGGAAATGAAGGCCATTTGCGATGAGTTAGGGATTGTTTACATTTTTAAATCTTCTTTTGATAAGGCGAATCGTTCTTCCATCAATTCCTATCGTGGTCCTGGACTCGAAGAAGGTCGAAAACTTCTCGAGTTTATCAAACACAAATACAATGTCCCTGTCCTAACAGACATCCATGAAACCATCCAAGTGGAACCCTTAAAAGATACAGTTGATATTTTCCAAATTCCAGCGTTCTTGAGTCGTCAAACAGATTTGATTGCAAAGGCTGCCGAAACCGGAAAGTGGGTGAATGTGAAAAAGGGTCAGTTTATGGCACCTGACGACACAAGGCACATCAAAACGAAAATCCAAGAATCTGGATCCGAAAAGTATATGGTGACAGAACGTGGTGCAAGTTTCGGTTATGGAAATCTTGTGTTTGACTTACGCGGGATTCCCATGATGCATAAACATGGAATTCCCATCGTATTTGATGGAACTCACTCTGCACAACTTCCTGGGGCTGCAGGTAACATAACAGGTGGTTTACGAGAATTCATTCCTCATATGATGAGAGGTGCGGTATCAGTGGGAGTGGAAGGTCTTTTTATGGAAGTACATCCTGATCCAGAAAAAGCACTCTCTGACGCAACCACACAATTCCCATTGGCAAAAGCAAAAACCTTACTCACCCAACTACTAGAACTAGATCGTTTGGTGAAAACAAAGTTCTTAGAGGCGTAA
- a CDS encoding HPr family phosphocarrier protein, translating into MKQIQLKIRDDSTGLHARPASLFVKVAAGFPCEIFVKKDDIEVNGKSIMGLMMLALGPGTEFSVIADGNKEEEALEALQALVVQNFETNAK; encoded by the coding sequence TTGAAACAAATCCAATTAAAGATTAGAGACGATAGCACAGGACTACACGCCAGACCAGCCTCTTTATTCGTCAAAGTAGCTGCTGGGTTTCCTTGTGAAATTTTTGTCAAAAAAGACGACATAGAGGTAAATGGAAAATCGATTATGGGTCTTATGATGCTTGCCCTTGGACCAGGGACTGAATTTTCCGTGATTGCGGACGGAAACAAAGAGGAGGAAGCACTGGAGGCATTGCAGGCATTAGTTGTTCAGAATTTTGAAACAAATGCCAAGTAG
- the rfaE2 gene encoding D-glycero-beta-D-manno-heptose 1-phosphate adenylyltransferase: protein MSFYEDLRNKIIPFDAIVAKRKSLEGKKIVFTNGCFDILHPGHVSYLAQARDLGDLLWIGVNSDESVKRLKGESRPINSCEDRMMVLAALSSVDFVSNFTEDTPLEILKKVKPSIHSKGGDYQVETLPEYQILKEMGADIQILPFVSGKSTTKILEKAKSPS from the coding sequence ATGAGTTTTTACGAGGACTTACGAAACAAAATCATTCCATTTGATGCCATTGTAGCCAAACGGAAATCACTAGAAGGTAAAAAAATCGTTTTTACTAACGGTTGTTTTGATATTTTGCATCCAGGTCATGTCTCGTATTTAGCACAAGCAAGGGATTTGGGTGATTTACTTTGGATCGGAGTGAATTCCGATGAAAGTGTGAAACGATTGAAAGGTGAATCTCGACCCATCAATTCTTGTGAAGACCGGATGATGGTGCTTGCTGCTTTGTCTTCTGTGGATTTTGTTTCTAATTTTACCGAAGATACTCCTTTAGAAATCCTTAAAAAAGTAAAACCCTCCATCCATTCCAAGGGTGGTGATTACCAAGTGGAAACCCTTCCAGAATACCAAATTTTAAAGGAGATGGGGGCAGACATTCAAATTTTGCCCTTCGTTTCTGGAAAATCGACCACGAAGATTTTAGAAAAAGCCAAATCTCCCTCCTAA
- the rfaE1 gene encoding D-glycero-beta-D-manno-heptose-7-phosphate kinase: MKIKKSFLHQTFAKLSKTKVLVIGDLILDEYLIGSVERISPEAPVPVVWVRSEKHTLGGSGNVVQNLTSIGVNGIVFGRIGLDRAGEQLESILMTNSVTKEDLVLLKSKTIPTILKTRVIASHQQVCRVDREEIVPLQPNEEKEILIQLREKIKECEAVILSDYDKGYLTPSLIQSVISLCNAEKKIVTVDPQVSHFFLYQNIHIMTPNHHEAGKALGKKLQTDADIESACREIADKITPDAMMITRGEKGMSIYERKSDVFYHIPTVAKEVFDVTGAGDTVITTYTAFVASGMSIKEAALVSNVSAGIVVGKLGAATVTQSEIEEALRILGYLDEAA, translated from the coding sequence TTGAAAATCAAAAAATCTTTTCTACATCAGACATTTGCCAAACTTTCGAAAACCAAAGTTCTCGTAATAGGGGATTTGATTTTGGATGAATATTTAATTGGATCTGTCGAGAGAATCTCTCCTGAGGCTCCTGTCCCTGTTGTTTGGGTGCGAAGCGAAAAACATACTTTAGGTGGATCTGGAAATGTTGTCCAAAATCTTACCTCCATTGGAGTGAATGGAATTGTGTTCGGTCGGATTGGTTTGGACCGAGCAGGAGAACAGTTGGAATCCATTTTAATGACCAATTCTGTGACAAAAGAAGATTTGGTTTTGTTAAAATCAAAAACCATCCCGACGATTTTGAAAACCCGAGTGATTGCCTCTCACCAACAAGTTTGCCGAGTCGATCGGGAAGAAATCGTACCACTTCAACCAAACGAAGAGAAAGAAATTTTAATCCAATTAAGAGAAAAGATTAAAGAATGTGAGGCTGTGATTTTGTCTGATTATGACAAGGGATATTTAACACCGTCTCTCATTCAATCTGTCATTTCATTATGTAATGCTGAAAAAAAAATTGTCACAGTGGATCCGCAAGTCAGTCATTTTTTCTTGTACCAGAACATTCACATCATGACACCAAATCATCATGAAGCGGGAAAGGCATTAGGTAAAAAATTACAAACTGATGCCGACATTGAATCGGCTTGTCGTGAAATCGCTGATAAAATTACACCAGATGCGATGATGATCACTCGCGGAGAAAAGGGTATGTCCATTTATGAGCGTAAATCAGATGTATTTTATCATATCCCAACTGTGGCCAAAGAAGTATTTGATGTGACTGGTGCCGGTGATACTGTGATTACCACCTACACGGCATTTGTTGCTAGTGGGATGAGTATCAAAGAGGCAGCCCTTGTTTCCAATGTCAGTGCAGGGATTGTTGTGGGAAAACTGGGTGCTGCGACAGTGACTCAGTCGGAGATTGAAGAGGCTCTACGTATTCTTGGATACTTGGATGAGGCAGCATGA
- the hprK gene encoding HPr(Ser) kinase/phosphatase gives MPVPGITVETILRDHDDLQLVLVTGEAGLSNRINSAEINRPGLSLTGFFDFFANDRIQILGKGEWAYLNSLSDEKLREITDKFFEFHLNCIIYTHGNEPQIPFVERAKEKGIPLFKTDIATHRFITLISQILDRALAPRTMRHGVLIEVFGIGTLLTGRSGVGKSETALELIERGHRLVADDMVEIRRLSESYLIGSCSDLLRHHMEIRGLGILNIKDLFGVGSVRDHKLIELIINLKEWEEQTSGDYERTGIEQSMEEILGVSVPFIEIPVKPGRNIPIIVETAAMNQRLRKMGKNSAKEFSNKLNTYIQQSTIETNPIKD, from the coding sequence ATGCCAGTTCCAGGAATCACAGTCGAAACCATACTTCGTGATCATGATGACCTGCAACTTGTCCTTGTGACAGGAGAGGCTGGACTATCCAATCGAATCAATAGTGCGGAGATCAATCGTCCAGGCCTTTCCCTCACTGGTTTTTTTGATTTTTTTGCGAATGATCGAATTCAGATCTTAGGAAAAGGGGAATGGGCGTATTTAAACTCTTTGTCTGATGAGAAACTAAGAGAAATTACGGATAAGTTTTTTGAGTTTCATCTGAATTGTATTATCTATACTCATGGAAACGAACCACAAATTCCTTTTGTCGAAAGAGCAAAAGAAAAAGGGATTCCTCTTTTCAAAACTGATATCGCCACCCATCGTTTCATCACATTGATATCTCAAATTTTAGATAGAGCATTGGCACCAAGAACGATGCGACATGGAGTTCTCATTGAAGTATTTGGAATCGGAACTTTACTCACAGGTCGTTCTGGTGTCGGAAAAAGTGAAACAGCATTAGAGCTCATAGAAAGAGGTCATAGGCTTGTTGCCGATGACATGGTCGAGATCAGACGTCTGAGCGAGAGTTATCTTATTGGTTCTTGTTCTGATTTACTCCGCCATCATATGGAAATTCGTGGCCTTGGGATTTTGAACATCAAAGATCTGTTTGGTGTGGGGTCTGTGAGAGACCATAAACTAATCGAACTGATCATCAACCTAAAGGAATGGGAAGAACAAACATCAGGTGATTACGAACGGACTGGGATTGAACAAAGTATGGAAGAGATTTTAGGTGTTTCCGTACCGTTTATCGAAATTCCAGTCAAACCAGGACGTAACATTCCGATCATTGTGGAAACAGCAGCTATGAACCAAAGACTTCGTAAGATGGGAAAAAATAGCGCAAAAGAATTTTCAAATAAACTCAATACATACATTCAGCAGAGCACCATTGAAACAAATCCAATTAAAGATTAG
- the lptB gene encoding LPS export ABC transporter ATP-binding protein, with the protein MENLVKIYNKRKVVDGVSFYIRKGEIVGLLGPNGAGKTTSFYMSVGFVTPDEGHVFIDNEDLTKAPMHIRARMGVGYLAQEASIFRKLTVAENLEAILETMNLPGDEIIRRRDELLMELQIMRVANQKGYTLSGGERRRCEIARALVTNPDFILLDEPFAGVDPIAVKDIQNVIQSLKERGLGILITDHNVRETLKITDRAYIMYSGRILISGTADDLINDPETRRIYLGEDFKL; encoded by the coding sequence ATGGAAAATTTAGTTAAAATCTATAACAAACGTAAGGTTGTAGATGGAGTTAGTTTTTACATTAGAAAAGGCGAAATTGTAGGTCTTTTAGGGCCAAATGGTGCGGGGAAAACAACAAGTTTTTATATGAGTGTTGGTTTTGTTACTCCCGACGAAGGACACGTCTTTATTGATAATGAAGATCTTACAAAAGCACCAATGCACATTCGAGCTAGAATGGGGGTTGGATACCTTGCCCAAGAGGCGAGCATTTTTCGTAAACTCACAGTTGCCGAAAATTTAGAAGCTATTTTAGAAACCATGAATTTACCAGGGGATGAAATCATTCGTAGACGAGATGAGCTTCTTATGGAATTACAAATCATGCGTGTGGCAAACCAAAAGGGATATACCTTGTCCGGTGGAGAGCGTAGAAGATGTGAAATTGCTAGAGCCCTCGTAACAAACCCCGACTTTATTTTGTTAGATGAGCCTTTTGCTGGTGTTGACCCGATTGCGGTAAAGGACATTCAAAATGTAATCCAGTCTCTAAAGGAAAGAGGTCTCGGAATCCTCATTACAGATCATAACGTTCGTGAAACGTTAAAAATTACCGATAGAGCTTATATTATGTATAGCGGTCGGATTCTCATTTCAGGAACAGCCGATGACTTGATCAATGACCCAGAGACACGTAGGATTTATTTAGGGGAGGACTTTAAACTTTAG